The following nucleotide sequence is from Aspergillus luchuensis IFO 4308 DNA, chromosome 1, nearly complete sequence.
CTCAGAGCTGGCCCCTCCGGCCATCAGAGGCCGACTGGTCGGTTTCTATGAACTTGGCTGGCAGGTTGGTGGCATGGTTGGTTTTTGGATCAACGTAAGTGGCTTCCCATGTTTTTCTTACCCCACTTCTTGAATTTCTTCATCTATCCCTAATATTGCCCTTCTTTTTTCGTCACGTGCCATGCTGATAACCGTTTTCATAGTATGGTGTTGAACAAACTATGCCCTCAGACCACAAGCAATGGGTCATTCCCTTTGCTGTTCAATTGATCCCGTCGGGTATGCTCTTCCTCGGCTCCCTGTGGATGAGGGAATCACCTCGTTGGCTATTCCTTAAGGGACGTCGCGAGCAAGCCATGAAGAACCTCTGCTGGATTCGTCAACTCGATGAAACCGATATTTACATCACCGAGGAGGTGGCTACTGTTGACCAAGCCATCGAGGAGCAGGTTGCTACTGTTGGTCTGGGCTTCTGGAAGCCCTTCAGGGCTGTCTTCCAGGCGCCTAGCTTGCAGTACCGCCTCTTCCTGGGTTGCATGTTGTTCTTCTGGCAGAACGCGTCCGGCATCAACGCCATCAACTACTACAGCCCGACTATCTTCGCCAGTCTTGGTGTTACTGGCAACACGAAGGGTATTCTCAACGGTATCTTCGGTGTCGTCAAGGCCGTCTTCACCGTTATCTGGTTGCTCTTCCTGGTTGATCAATTCGGACGTCGGAAACTTCTCCTGTGTGGTGCCGTCTGCGGATCCGCCTGCATGTACGCTATTGGTGCCTACATTTACATTGTCCGCCCGACGGAACACCCCCAGGACCACCTGAATGGCGGAGGCATTGCtgccatcttctttttctaccTGTGGACTGCTGTCTACACCCCCACCTGGAACGGTACCCCGTGGGTCATCAACTCGGTAAGTTCCCTCTACTCCAATCAAGCGAAGTCCCTTCTGAACACCTTGCTAACTGTTCGTGAATAGGAATTCTTCGATCCCAACATCCGTCCGTTGTCTCAGGCCTGCACCACGGCCAGCAACTggctcttcaacttccttgTCTCTCGCTTCACCGAGCAGATGTTCGCCGCGATGAACTACGGCgtgtacttcttcttcgcatcGCTGTCCTTCTTTGCCTggttcttcgccttcttcctcatccccgaGACCAGTGGTATCCCACTGGAGGCGGTCGACCAGCTCTTCAAGATCAAGCCGATCTGGAGGGCGAACGAGAAACTCAAGGAGCAgctgagagaagaagaggaacgaTTCCGTCACGAGATGAAGGAAGGAGCGTTCGAGAAGAACGACCCCCAGGAGCATGTCGAGAGCGCTTAATTATTTGGCTTATTTTATGGTTTTATACGGACATAGACTTTGTAAATAGATTTCAGGAGTTGATATACATACATCGGATCAGGCTTTGACCTGCTGGCAGAACTACCGAATTCGGTCCTCTTCCCTGCATGTGACTTGGTTTCAGCGTAACATAGATGCCTAGTTTCTCGCCGATCTTGCCGTCCCCGACACAGGTCGAGTCACTAGTAGGTACTTTATTTAGAGAAAACCTGGCAGCCTCGTTCGATTCCCCCTTCAAAAAGAGGAAACGGAGGCCCGGAACACCAGCCTTCCGGTCAGTTCTTGAATAGTATCTGGTGGCGGTTTtgatcaccaccaccgtttACCCAGCACGTCAGTCACCCGCTGCATCTTTGTGCAATCTGTACGACCTGTGCAACGCAGCTGAACCCGAACTCTGAAATATGGAGCACACAT
It contains:
- a CDS encoding sugar porter family MFS transporter (COG:G;~EggNog:ENOG410PVSJ;~InterPro:IPR005829,IPR005828,IPR003663,IPR036259, IPR020846;~PFAM:PF00083,PF07690;~TransMembrane:11 (i20-44o64-87i99-118o124-149i161-182o194-215i285-305o325-346i353-375o387-405i456-477o);~go_component: GO:0016020 - membrane [Evidence IEA];~go_component: GO:0016021 - integral component of membrane [Evidence IEA];~go_function: GO:0022857 - transmembrane transporter activity [Evidence IEA];~go_process: GO:0055085 - transmembrane transport [Evidence IEA]), with translation MGGILHLVEDRPTPKNVYNWRVYVLALIASCGSNMIGYTSGFIGTTITLPSFEAEFGLDKMSDSAVNLISENIVSLFIAGAFFGALLTYGISHFFGRKWSLTISSAVFILGSGLQMGANGSRGLGILYAGRVLSGLGTGVASNVVPIYLSELAPPAIRGRLVGFYELGWQVGGMVGFWINYGVEQTMPSDHKQWVIPFAVQLIPSGMLFLGSLWMRESPRWLFLKGRREQAMKNLCWIRQLDETDIYITEEVATVDQAIEEQVATVGLGFWKPFRAVFQAPSLQYRLFLGCMLFFWQNASGINAINYYSPTIFASLGVTGNTKGILNGIFGVVKAVFTVIWLLFLVDQFGRRKLLLCGAVCGSACMYAIGAYIYIVRPTEHPQDHLNGGGIAAIFFFYLWTAVYTPTWNGTPWVINSEFFDPNIRPLSQACTTASNWLFNFLVSRFTEQMFAAMNYGVYFFFASLSFFAWFFAFFLIPETSGIPLEAVDQLFKIKPIWRANEKLKEQLREEEERFRHEMKEGAFEKNDPQEHVESA